One window of Chloroflexus aggregans DSM 9485 genomic DNA carries:
- the fabG gene encoding 3-oxoacyl-[acyl-carrier-protein] reductase, whose product MLLDLNGRVAIVTGGSRGIGRAIAERLAASGAAVVVNYRGNAAAAEETVTAIHAAGGKAVAVQGDVSQPADVEQMVKTTIEQFGRIDILVNNAGITRDTLLLRMKESDFDEVIATNLRGVFLCTRAVLRPMTKQRFGRIINITSVIGLIGNAGQANYAAAKAGIIGFTKSTAREMASRGITVNAIAPGFIETEMTATLSEETRKAILATIPLGRFGQPAEVAGLVCFLASDAGAYISGQTLTIDGGMVMS is encoded by the coding sequence ATGCTCCTTGATCTGAATGGGCGCGTTGCAATTGTTACCGGTGGTAGCCGCGGCATTGGTCGCGCAATCGCCGAGCGGTTGGCCGCAAGCGGTGCGGCTGTCGTGGTGAATTATCGCGGTAACGCTGCTGCCGCCGAGGAAACGGTCACCGCAATTCACGCTGCCGGTGGCAAGGCGGTAGCCGTACAGGGTGACGTCAGCCAGCCGGCTGATGTCGAACAGATGGTAAAAACGACCATCGAACAGTTTGGCCGAATCGATATTCTGGTGAATAACGCCGGGATTACCCGCGATACGCTCCTCCTCCGTATGAAGGAGAGCGATTTCGATGAGGTTATCGCAACCAATTTACGCGGTGTCTTTCTCTGTACACGCGCAGTGCTGCGCCCGATGACCAAGCAGCGGTTTGGTCGGATTATCAATATTACCTCGGTGATCGGTTTGATCGGCAATGCCGGTCAAGCGAACTACGCGGCGGCAAAAGCCGGTATCATCGGTTTCACCAAATCCACTGCCCGTGAGATGGCAAGCCGTGGGATTACGGTAAACGCTATCGCTCCCGGGTTTATCGAAACTGAAATGACCGCCACGCTCAGTGAGGAGACGCGCAAAGCTATTCTGGCAACAATCCCCCTCGGCCGGTTCGGCCAGCCGGCCGAAGTTGCGGGTTTGGTGTGTTTCTTGGCCTCTGATGCCGGCGCATATATCAGCGGTCAAACGCTGACGATCGACGGCGGGATGGTGATGTCCTGA
- a CDS encoding DUF58 domain-containing protein: protein MNTTRPIFILLLAGTSYLAAQTTGQRLFFHLSYILVSLPLVALIWTWLNLRGLRIERAHTSLRASVGEYIRERITIHNRWWLPKLWIELHDESDLPQHEPGFVTYLAGRESTRWTTRSLCTQRGRFRLGPTRVISSDPFGLFRFSRLIPGSGELIVYPASEIIATFRLPSAERSGGASNLVRVHSVTPNVATIRDYQPGDGFNRIHWRSTARYNRLMVKEFELDPAADIYLILDLNEQAVTRIDEPALLAHERAGVPWWQRQPTIHRHASPISTEEHAVTVAASLARTLLNQNRIVGLLAWGERLEVIPAEREERQLWKMLELLAVLRATGQHTLAELLIAEGQRFGRDTTLIIITSDLDPRWLAALQHHLYRGTRAVVIFIDPQSYGGRYDPAPLLNHLIALHIDVYRLQRGDALADALRQPIVVTR, encoded by the coding sequence ATGAATACAACCCGACCGATCTTTATCCTACTGCTTGCCGGTACAAGTTACCTCGCCGCCCAAACAACCGGTCAGCGTCTCTTTTTTCATCTCAGCTACATTCTGGTCAGTCTGCCCCTCGTGGCGCTGATCTGGACGTGGCTTAACTTGCGTGGTCTGCGCATCGAGCGTGCCCATACCTCCTTGCGGGCCAGCGTCGGTGAATACATCCGCGAACGGATTACCATTCATAACCGATGGTGGTTACCCAAACTGTGGATCGAACTCCACGATGAGTCTGATCTGCCGCAGCACGAACCCGGTTTCGTAACCTACCTGGCAGGCCGCGAATCAACCCGTTGGACAACCCGCTCGCTCTGTACCCAACGTGGCCGGTTTCGCCTTGGTCCAACCCGCGTCATCAGTAGCGACCCATTTGGCCTCTTCCGCTTCTCACGCCTGATCCCCGGTAGTGGTGAACTTATCGTCTATCCCGCCTCTGAAATCATCGCTACATTCCGCCTCCCCTCTGCCGAACGGTCCGGCGGTGCGAGCAATTTGGTGCGCGTCCACAGTGTTACCCCCAACGTTGCCACCATCCGCGATTACCAACCCGGCGATGGCTTCAACCGCATTCACTGGCGCAGCACGGCTCGTTACAACCGTCTCATGGTCAAAGAATTTGAGCTTGATCCGGCGGCAGACATCTATCTCATTCTCGACCTTAATGAACAGGCAGTCACGCGGATCGACGAACCGGCGCTGCTCGCTCATGAACGGGCCGGTGTACCGTGGTGGCAGCGCCAACCGACAATCCACCGTCACGCCTCTCCCATCTCAACTGAAGAGCACGCCGTCACGGTAGCGGCATCGCTCGCGCGCACGCTGCTCAACCAAAACCGAATCGTTGGGCTTTTAGCGTGGGGCGAACGGCTGGAAGTCATCCCCGCCGAGCGTGAGGAACGTCAATTATGGAAAATGCTCGAACTACTGGCCGTCTTACGTGCGACCGGGCAACACACCCTTGCCGAACTCCTCATCGCCGAAGGACAGCGCTTCGGACGCGATACAACGCTGATTATTATCACCTCTGATCTCGATCCCCGTTGGCTGGCAGCACTGCAACACCACCTCTACCGCGGCACACGCGCCGTTGTTATCTTCATCGATCCGCAGAGTTACGGTGGCCGTTATGATCCGGCGCCTCTCCTCAACCACCTCATTGCCCTGCATATCGATGTGTATCGTCTCCAACGAGGTGATGCACTGGCCGATGCGTTACGGCAACCGATCGTAGTGACAAGGTAA
- the accC gene encoding acetyl-CoA carboxylase biotin carboxylase subunit, with translation MIRKVLVANRGEIAVRIIRACQELGIRTVAAYSTADRDSLAVRLADEAVCIGPPPPAKSYLNAPALISAALITGCDAVHPGYGFLSENPYFAEMCADCNLIFVGPPPEPIRLMGDKAIGRETMRKAGVPTVPGSDGEVRSLDEAIDIARQIGYPVLLKPSGGGGGRGMRVAYDEADLQRAFATARAEAEAAFGNGALLLEKYLTRVRHVEIQVLADKYGHAIHLGERDCSAQRRHQKIVEEAPSPVVTPELRARMGADAVRGITSIGYVNAGTLEFLLDEEGNYYFIEMNTRIQVEHPVTEQVTGVDLVRWQLLIASGERLTLRQEDITIARHAIECRINAEDPERDFLPASGEVEFYLPPGGPGVRVDSHLYSGYMPPGNYDSLLAKIITYGDTRDEALNRMRRALNECVITGIKTTIPFQLALIDDPEFRAGKIHTGYVAELLRQWKESLSPA, from the coding sequence ATGATTCGCAAAGTTCTTGTAGCAAACCGCGGCGAAATTGCCGTGCGTATCATTCGGGCCTGCCAAGAGCTGGGTATTCGGACGGTCGCTGCCTATAGCACTGCCGACCGTGATTCGCTCGCTGTTCGTTTAGCCGACGAAGCGGTCTGTATCGGGCCGCCCCCACCGGCAAAGTCGTACCTCAATGCGCCCGCACTGATCAGCGCTGCCCTGATCACCGGCTGTGATGCAGTCCATCCGGGCTACGGCTTCCTCTCGGAAAATCCCTATTTTGCCGAGATGTGCGCCGATTGTAATCTGATCTTCGTCGGCCCACCACCTGAACCGATCCGCCTGATGGGGGATAAGGCGATTGGACGCGAAACCATGCGTAAAGCCGGTGTGCCGACCGTACCCGGATCGGACGGTGAGGTACGCTCGCTCGATGAGGCAATCGATATTGCGCGCCAGATCGGCTACCCCGTCCTGCTGAAACCATCCGGTGGTGGCGGTGGACGTGGCATGCGCGTCGCGTATGATGAAGCCGATCTCCAACGTGCCTTCGCAACCGCCCGCGCCGAGGCCGAAGCAGCCTTCGGCAATGGTGCGCTCCTCTTGGAAAAGTATCTGACCCGTGTCCGTCACGTCGAAATTCAGGTGCTCGCCGATAAGTATGGTCACGCCATTCACCTTGGTGAGCGCGATTGCTCCGCGCAACGTCGTCACCAGAAGATTGTCGAAGAAGCACCGTCACCGGTTGTGACCCCTGAATTGCGGGCGCGAATGGGCGCCGATGCGGTGCGTGGGATTACGTCGATCGGGTATGTCAACGCCGGTACCCTCGAGTTTCTCCTCGATGAAGAGGGTAACTATTACTTCATCGAAATGAATACGCGCATTCAGGTTGAACATCCGGTAACCGAACAGGTGACCGGCGTTGATTTGGTGCGTTGGCAGTTGCTGATCGCCAGCGGTGAACGCTTGACGCTGCGCCAAGAAGACATTACAATAGCGCGGCACGCTATCGAATGCCGGATTAACGCCGAGGATCCGGAGCGTGACTTCTTGCCGGCAAGTGGCGAGGTGGAGTTCTATCTCCCACCCGGCGGTCCTGGAGTGCGGGTTGACTCGCACCTTTACTCAGGATATATGCCACCCGGTAACTACGATTCGTTGTTGGCGAAAATTATTACTTATGGTGATACACGTGATGAGGCGCTCAATCGTATGCGGCGAGCGCTGAATGAATGCGTGATTACCGGTATCAAAACAACCATCCCGTTCCAATTGGCGTTGATCGACGACCCTGAATTTCGCGCCGGAAAGATCCATACCGGCTATGTCGCCGAATTGCTACGCCAATGGAAAGAGTCGCTCAGCCCGGCGTGA
- a CDS encoding acyl carrier protein encodes MASPEMEERLRKIIVDQLGVDEAQVVPSASFTKDLNADSLDLVELIMSIEEEFGVEIPDEDAEKIQTVADALQYLETHQSNE; translated from the coding sequence ATGGCTTCGCCCGAGATGGAGGAACGCCTGCGCAAGATTATTGTCGATCAGCTCGGCGTGGATGAAGCGCAGGTTGTGCCGAGCGCATCGTTTACGAAGGATTTAAACGCCGACTCGCTCGATTTGGTCGAACTGATTATGTCAATTGAAGAAGAGTTCGGTGTCGAGATTCCTGATGAAGATGCCGAGAAGATTCAGACGGTCGCCGATGCGCTCCAGTATCTTGAAACGCATCAGAGTAATGAGTAG
- a CDS encoding RNA-guided endonuclease InsQ/TnpB family protein, with protein MKTFFSKLRPTLAQVACLSETVETCRQRYNHALSERKTAYRERGESIGFVRQCASLPMLKREVPHLQCVHSQVVQDVVRRGDRAFQAFVRRVNAGEKAGYPRCKGRGRYDSFTYPRWGNGVKREQGRLVLSKIGAIRLHNDRPVEGTPNICIIVRNADGWYAHIVCAVAPSPLPPPGRSVGIDVGRESFATLSNGVQIANPRSYRAAERTLKQAQRRLARRVKGSNRSRKARTLLANAHLKVKRARRDFAHTIARAPVNEDDHIAVEKLNIRGMVRNHPLAKSISDAGWGIVLNILLAKAARAGRVVVAVNPAGTSHICAHCGESVPKRRAVHWHSCPYCGCELHRDHNAALTILKKGGGAAFGEALPLGGPQNREPHRL; from the coding sequence ATGAAGACGTTTTTCTCCAAGTTACGTCCGACACTTGCTCAAGTGGCTTGTCTTTCTGAGACGGTGGAAACCTGCCGCCAACGCTACAACCACGCTTTGAGCGAGCGCAAGACTGCCTATCGAGAACGTGGCGAGTCCATCGGCTTTGTGCGCCAATGCGCCAGCCTGCCTATGCTGAAACGGGAGGTGCCGCATCTGCAGTGTGTCCACTCCCAAGTGGTGCAGGATGTCGTGCGTCGAGGAGACCGCGCGTTTCAAGCGTTCGTTCGGCGGGTGAACGCCGGTGAAAAAGCGGGGTATCCGCGCTGCAAAGGGCGGGGCCGGTACGATAGCTTCACCTATCCCCGGTGGGGCAACGGCGTCAAGCGGGAGCAGGGACGGCTCGTCCTCTCCAAAATCGGTGCTATTCGCCTGCACAACGATCGCCCGGTTGAGGGCACGCCAAACATCTGTATCATCGTTCGCAACGCGGATGGATGGTACGCACACATCGTGTGTGCTGTTGCACCATCACCACTCCCGCCACCTGGCAGGTCGGTAGGGATTGATGTTGGACGTGAGTCGTTTGCAACGCTGTCGAACGGCGTGCAGATTGCCAACCCGCGCTCCTATCGCGCCGCCGAACGCACGCTGAAACAGGCACAACGACGGCTCGCTCGTCGCGTGAAGGGCAGCAATCGCTCCCGTAAGGCTCGCACGTTGCTTGCGAACGCTCACCTGAAGGTCAAGCGGGCGCGACGGGATTTCGCCCACACAATCGCCCGCGCACCGGTCAATGAGGATGACCATATTGCGGTTGAAAAACTGAACATTCGGGGGATGGTACGGAACCATCCCCTTGCCAAATCGATCTCAGACGCCGGATGGGGTATCGTTCTGAATATCCTGCTCGCCAAGGCTGCACGTGCTGGGCGAGTCGTGGTGGCAGTCAACCCTGCCGGAACGTCGCACATATGTGCGCACTGTGGCGAGTCCGTTCCCAAACGACGTGCCGTTCACTGGCACTCCTGCCCGTATTGTGGTTGTGAATTGCACCGCGATCATAATGCTGCGCTTACTATCCTAAAGAAGGGCGGGGGCGCCGCCTTCGGGGAGGCTTTGCCGTTGGGCGGGCCGCAGAACCGAGAACCCCACAGGCTTTAG
- the hisS gene encoding histidine--tRNA ligase, translating into MAVIQNVKGMRDHLPTDMMLRQYIVSTLTSISEAHGFEPLQTPIIEYAETLEGKLGEDEKLIYRFEDHGGRRLALRYDQTVPLARVTAQYAGQLTLPWRRYAYGPSYRGERPARGRYREFYQFDIDIVGSASPLADAEIVAMLCEALSALGFPDFVTLLNHRQIIGGIARVSGLSEEAAGGVYRAIDKFDKIGVAGVRNELLKAGVDTGAADRILELVQIDGSADEVLAALAQRLADDERAVAAIANLRSILDSLAAMGVPTDQYRVAPRLARGLSYYTGAVFEAITPHWPEGSLLGGGRYDDLIGLFAGRNIPTVGLAFGIDRLHDVMLELNLGPRPRTTAVAYVTLFSGDYVAASLALAAELRAAGIHTLIALEPGNLGKQFKEADRRGVRFALVLGPDELARDEVVVKDLQRGEQRSLPRAAVAGLLAEALTEQAR; encoded by the coding sequence ATGGCTGTTATTCAAAACGTGAAAGGAATGCGCGATCATCTGCCGACAGATATGATGCTGCGGCAGTATATCGTCAGTACGCTTACCAGTATCAGTGAAGCACACGGCTTCGAGCCTTTACAAACCCCGATTATCGAGTATGCCGAAACGCTTGAGGGTAAGCTTGGCGAGGATGAAAAGCTGATTTACCGCTTTGAAGATCATGGTGGGCGTCGGCTGGCGTTACGCTACGATCAGACCGTACCGCTTGCCCGTGTGACTGCCCAATATGCCGGACAGTTGACATTACCCTGGCGTCGCTATGCCTACGGGCCAAGCTATCGGGGTGAACGGCCCGCGCGCGGACGCTACCGTGAGTTCTACCAGTTCGATATCGATATCGTTGGTAGTGCCTCGCCGTTGGCCGATGCCGAGATTGTCGCAATGCTGTGTGAAGCGCTTTCGGCACTCGGCTTTCCTGACTTTGTGACCCTGCTCAATCACCGCCAGATTATCGGTGGGATTGCGCGCGTCAGTGGTCTCTCAGAGGAAGCTGCCGGTGGGGTCTATCGCGCCATTGATAAGTTCGACAAGATCGGTGTCGCCGGCGTCCGTAACGAGTTGCTGAAAGCAGGCGTCGATACCGGTGCTGCCGATCGGATTCTCGAACTCGTGCAGATCGACGGCTCCGCCGACGAGGTACTCGCGGCACTCGCCCAACGTCTCGCCGACGACGAGCGGGCGGTCGCTGCGATTGCCAATCTGCGTTCAATCCTTGACAGTTTGGCTGCGATGGGGGTGCCGACCGATCAATACCGCGTTGCGCCACGTCTCGCCCGGGGTCTCTCATACTATACCGGTGCCGTTTTTGAGGCAATCACCCCGCACTGGCCAGAAGGTTCACTGCTCGGTGGTGGTCGGTATGACGATCTGATCGGTCTGTTCGCCGGACGTAACATCCCCACGGTAGGCCTTGCGTTCGGTATCGACCGTCTCCACGATGTGATGCTCGAACTCAACCTTGGCCCACGCCCGCGCACAACTGCGGTCGCGTATGTCACCCTGTTTAGTGGAGATTACGTCGCAGCCAGCCTCGCTTTGGCCGCCGAACTGCGCGCTGCCGGAATACATACGCTCATCGCACTCGAACCGGGCAACCTTGGTAAGCAATTCAAAGAAGCCGATCGCCGTGGGGTTCGCTTTGCTCTCGTCCTTGGTCCCGATGAGCTAGCACGTGACGAAGTGGTGGTGAAAGATCTCCAGCGTGGTGAGCAACGTTCACTCCCACGTGCCGCCGTTGCCGGTTTGCTGGCCGAAGCACTTACAGAACAGGCGCGCTAA
- the nusB gene encoding transcription antitermination factor NusB gives MGRVRLASQRHRVRIAALQILFEVDETDHAIDQVLERRLTDEPMSAESAEFLRRLVFGTWEHRSYLDRIIEEAAPNWPVNQMPGVDKAVLRIALFELLIDEVEKTPIKAVINEAVELAKEFGSDNSSRFVNGVLGTVVTRYLAEREANEE, from the coding sequence ATGGGGAGGGTACGCTTGGCAAGTCAGCGGCATCGCGTGCGGATCGCAGCGCTACAGATCCTGTTCGAGGTCGACGAAACCGATCACGCAATCGATCAGGTACTCGAACGCCGACTTACCGATGAACCCATGTCGGCTGAAAGCGCTGAGTTTTTGCGTCGCCTGGTGTTCGGTACTTGGGAACATCGGTCGTACCTCGACCGGATTATCGAGGAAGCAGCTCCAAACTGGCCGGTCAACCAAATGCCCGGTGTCGATAAGGCAGTACTGCGGATCGCACTGTTTGAGCTGTTGATCGATGAGGTAGAGAAGACGCCGATTAAGGCGGTGATTAACGAAGCGGTCGAACTGGCAAAAGAGTTCGGCAGCGATAACTCTAGTCGATTTGTGAATGGCGTGCTCGGTACGGTAGTGACGCGCTACCTTGCCGAGCGCGAGGCAAATGAGGAATAG
- the rlmN gene encoding 23S rRNA (adenine(2503)-C(2))-methyltransferase RlmN gives MEHAMEQRCLYDYNLAELTELLKAWGEPPFRARQLYRHLYVNLTASVERMTDLPTTLRRRLAELPLSTLRLERVQIGDAGLTRKALFRLPDGAVVETVLMVYPDRSTVCVSTQAGCGMGCVFCATGRLGLLRNLSSGEIVAQAIWASQELRAMNAAGPSGRVTNLVFMGMGEPFANYDRWWQAVERLHDPQGFNLGARSMTVSTVGLVKGIERLANERLPINLAISLHAPDDTLRSELMPVNRRYPIAELMAATRQYIAKTRRRVSFEYVLLQGKNDHPHQAIALARLLRREAPPGPILVHVNLIPWNPVPGTPLGRSEWERVNAFQQILTDYGIPCTVRVERGVEIAAACGQLAGQTTLMVEMT, from the coding sequence ATGGAACATGCTATGGAACAACGCTGTCTGTATGATTACAACCTCGCTGAACTAACCGAACTTCTCAAAGCGTGGGGGGAGCCGCCGTTTCGCGCTCGCCAACTCTACCGCCATTTGTACGTCAACCTCACCGCCAGCGTCGAGCGGATGACCGATCTCCCGACTACCCTGCGCAGACGCTTGGCCGAGCTACCGCTTTCAACATTGCGCCTCGAACGAGTTCAGATCGGCGACGCGGGCCTGACCCGTAAAGCCTTATTCCGTTTGCCCGACGGCGCAGTGGTCGAGACGGTATTGATGGTTTATCCCGACCGTTCAACGGTTTGCGTTTCAACCCAAGCCGGTTGTGGGATGGGTTGTGTCTTCTGCGCAACCGGTCGGCTGGGCTTGCTGCGGAACCTGAGCAGCGGCGAGATCGTGGCTCAAGCAATTTGGGCCTCGCAAGAACTGCGCGCGATGAATGCCGCCGGTCCCAGTGGTAGAGTGACCAATCTGGTCTTTATGGGGATGGGGGAACCGTTCGCGAATTATGATCGGTGGTGGCAAGCCGTTGAACGATTGCACGACCCGCAAGGTTTTAACCTTGGCGCCCGCAGTATGACCGTCTCAACCGTCGGGCTGGTGAAAGGGATTGAGCGGTTGGCGAACGAACGATTGCCGATCAATCTTGCGATCTCGCTCCACGCACCCGATGATACCCTGCGGAGCGAATTGATGCCGGTCAATCGCCGTTATCCCATTGCTGAACTGATGGCGGCTACACGACAATACATCGCCAAAACACGACGACGGGTTTCTTTTGAATACGTTCTGTTGCAAGGCAAGAACGATCACCCGCATCAGGCCATCGCTCTCGCCCGTCTGCTGCGACGCGAAGCTCCACCGGGGCCAATACTCGTTCACGTTAATCTGATCCCGTGGAATCCAGTACCCGGTACGCCCTTGGGACGTTCAGAATGGGAACGGGTGAATGCCTTTCAGCAGATCTTGACCGACTACGGTATCCCATGTACGGTACGGGTTGAACGTGGCGTCGAGATTGCTGCGGCTTGCGGTCAGTTGGCCGGTCAAACCACCCTGATGGTTGAGATGACGTAG
- a CDS encoding cobalamin B12-binding domain-containing protein, producing MTTPIPSDFQRRYLEAMLHGNGRDADRVVEQALAQGINAPRIYLDIFQPTAYEIGRLWQVNRISVAQEHLATAIIERQMGELHPYFRPRLRRQRRIVLGCAPDEWHRVGIRMVADFFEAEGWDVIYLGAAVPIPAFVDAIKIAQPDLVGISAAMVFHLPHVTHLVRALHAADLDGIPLMVGGLPFVRQPGLHRALNIHLSAPNAAAAVAAANHAFPVPIRVPSAPHSNAALHAVQTLHRQIIDRATTLALQHQDELQLLGAQAPTIIAAGYEFVTRTLEAALATGQPELLDEQIRWGNERQLYDGVMPEHMLHRLEIYDAVIRELLPAELVEIVTVYTERMIALQRSLIGNSTASA from the coding sequence ATGACGACTCCCATTCCCAGCGATTTCCAGCGTCGCTATCTCGAGGCAATGCTCCACGGCAACGGACGGGACGCGGATCGTGTGGTCGAACAGGCACTGGCTCAAGGGATCAACGCGCCACGCATCTACCTCGACATCTTCCAGCCCACCGCTTACGAGATCGGCCGACTCTGGCAAGTAAATCGGATCAGCGTTGCGCAAGAACACCTCGCCACGGCGATCATCGAACGACAGATGGGTGAACTACATCCCTATTTTCGGCCCCGCCTGCGGCGTCAGCGCCGAATCGTGCTCGGCTGCGCACCTGATGAATGGCACCGTGTTGGTATCCGCATGGTGGCCGATTTTTTTGAAGCCGAAGGTTGGGACGTCATCTACCTTGGTGCAGCCGTACCGATTCCGGCGTTTGTCGATGCGATCAAGATCGCCCAACCCGATCTCGTCGGTATCTCGGCGGCAATGGTGTTTCATCTGCCACACGTCACCCATCTGGTGCGAGCATTGCACGCCGCCGATCTTGATGGTATTCCGCTGATGGTTGGAGGATTGCCGTTTGTCCGTCAACCCGGCTTACACCGCGCGCTCAACATCCACCTCAGTGCGCCCAACGCTGCTGCGGCAGTTGCTGCGGCTAATCATGCGTTTCCCGTTCCGATCCGCGTACCATCGGCGCCGCACAGCAATGCCGCACTGCATGCCGTACAAACCCTCCATCGTCAGATCATCGACCGTGCTACGACGCTCGCTCTGCAGCACCAGGATGAGCTACAGCTTCTTGGTGCGCAAGCGCCCACGATAATCGCAGCCGGATACGAGTTTGTCACGCGCACCCTGGAAGCAGCCCTCGCTACCGGGCAACCGGAACTGCTCGACGAACAGATACGCTGGGGAAACGAACGACAGCTCTACGATGGGGTTATGCCTGAACATATGCTACACCGCCTCGAAATCTACGACGCAGTGATCCGTGAATTGCTACCGGCTGAGCTGGTTGAGATCGTCACCGTGTATACAGAACGCATGATCGCCTTACAACGTTCGCTGATCGGAAACAGCACTGCATCAGCCTAG